ACTGCTTGGAGGAACACTGGATTAGTCCCACCTGTAAAAACAGTTATACAGTGTACTGTGACTCTGGAGGAGCTGTgtcaagtctgagaaaataaccctgattatgtcatagtgatgtcatcagggttatctggGCTTTGAGAGTACACTAACAGAAAGCCTATATTTTCAAACTGGTGGACgtttgacaggtgtgtgtgtgttaaccagGCAGTGGGTCTACTGAAAGATGCTattgtgttacatttttctttctaagaTTTAGGGAACtctacagaatatggcagaaatggaatataatgtgtATAAGTACTGTATGTTTCCATTcatgtatgatcacctgaagaATAcgatttttaaatgtttttgttagcttAGAATTggccctttatatctacagatgcaaTGGTCCGAGTCACGTTAAATCATcatctttctacagtagccctgaacagacaaactaaacgctGGCTATTGATGgaactttttgtgtttttcgtGTGTTtaacagccactgtagtttctcgttcatgctaggaaggagatcGTGAGGCAAGGGGTTTGCAATCCTCTAAAATAATGACTCAAAAGACAAAATCTTTTAgtgaatttgagaaaaaaaaacgtgtctACTTCTCCTAAATGCAGTGAAATACAGAAAGTGGTTGTAGTTGCCTTAGGTTTAACAAGTGGTTTCCAAATCTGCCCAGGACTCAcagtaatgtttgttttctaccCTACCAGCTGGTTAATCACATTCACCTGGCATGCCAGCCAGGTGTAAATCACTCCCAGACTGTATGGTTAGAACAGAGAACAGCATGGCCCCCGAGACCTGGAGCAACAGGATGGAGAACCACCGGGTGCTGCATTTGTGGCTGGGCTGGGGAGGGAGCTCTAATTGGCTAGCGGTGCCCATGGTGTTGGCTCAGCTTCATTGCTTTAATCATGACATGAGCACGTTGCTGCCAGGAAAACTTTGGATGCAATTTTGACCCTTGTGCTTGCTTTATTGCTTGTTTGTGGGAGTTCTGCCAATGTATactgtgcccccccccccccccccaaaaaaaaaaaaagtgcagagaGTATACTTACAGTAACACAACCCAGAAACGAAGATTCTGAAATGGAAACCTTAATCCACCACCCTCATCCTCCGagaccccccctccctctttctcctttcccATAACCACAATGTACGGCATTGTGGCTTTAATTGGCCTCCATTTTGCTGCAGCTCCAACAACACTGCTTACTGTCCTCTCCCCTCCCaggctgtctctctctggctctgttgATACTGCTAATGGGACAGCAGTCAGGTCATATTGGCATCAGCATCACCCTTAACGAGGGATCTCTATGTTCCAGACCTGAAGGAACTGGGTGCCCTTGACTCCAGCACCCCCTGCACTGAAAACAGAGAGCAGGTCAGCCATTCACTGTGGCCCGATGGTTATCATGAATGGAACATTGTACCTATGACAGACAAGAGCCTCCTAAATCTCTGGGTCACTCCCACTTTGGAGTGGTGACGAGAAAGTGAGGGGGTTGGGGGGTTTGTTTCAGAGAAATGTTGAATAAAGATAATTTAGAAAATAGGCTCCAGCACAGTGCTGCCTCTGTATCCCCCTGTTCCCTCCACACACTCAACTCCCCAAGGCTGCTctgctcatgtttgttttgattttgctcCCAGAATCGGGATGGGGGTGGGGTAGAGGTGGACGGGGTGGTTAAGTTGGAGGACTTAAAGATGCATGGCATTGGTTAAGACAGATTGGACCAAAGACAATCTAACTAAACTAGAGGCAGTCATGCTATCCTGTAGCTGCAAGCCACTTTGTTGCTCTATCTCCCTGTTTTTATGACACAATAGACAGTTGGAAGTGCTTGAGGATTCCTGTGGTTAACAAAAAATCAGGAGAAGCTGTGCAGAAGTTGTCTCCAGGCTTGGAGATGTAGAAATTTTCCACCTGTAACTCAAATAACAGACTTCTAACTTCTACATGTAGGTCTATTTTGTCACGCAAGGATTGGGAATCTTGACAAATGTGGGTCattaaaatatgtctttttaatcaaatgttgGCGGCAGCAGTTGACAATGTGTAGCGATGTGCAACACCTCTGATTGGTTTAACTAAATCTCTTCCATCTTGTGCTCGGAAACACTGATTTTCTAGTCTTGCCACTGCACTTTTGTACCTTTTTTGGACGTGACGTGAAGTTACGTTTGCAAACCAGGTGTACAAGCCCTAAATGGTCTCTTGCTTATTTCTAGCTTTGGTCATTAGCATGGATTGTCCTGATCCCAGCTCTGTCAGATCGATTGACATGTTTCATTGACAGTCCCTCTACCTTCCTCCTCtagcaatccatccatccacccgttttctgtaactgcttatccttatcagagtCGCAGAAGGCTGAAGCCCATCCTAGCTGGCATTGGGCAAAAGGTGGGATACAGCCAGGACATGTCCCTTTAAACAACAGTTTGAGTCTAAATTGTTAGTCacatctttctttgtctttttgctcAAATTAAAATCTATTGCGCAATGACTAGACATTAAAATTCCTCAGCAGGTTTCAGTTACACTGATCTAATCCCTTAAATATTAGATGGTAAAACAAAGCCACATGCAGAGCTTACTTTGGAGTCACTTGGCTGACTTGAGAGTGACACTTACAAACAATAACCTCTGGTTTTGGCTTTCGCATGCTGTATATAGCATCTTTTAAAAGGGGCATtggataaaaataaagcaaaatataataTGGAGAAGTATCACTGAAATCCCACCTTCAGAAGTTTTCAGGAATTTGGAAAAAttacaatgtttttaatattgcaaaaaatgccCAAGCACCACTGAAGCTTATACTTCTTTTAACATACTATTAAAATATTCATAGAGTCATCAAAGATTCCCTGAACCAAAGACTTTCAGTTCATGTACAATCACAAAAATGTAggactgagagaggagagatctGTCCTCACACAGTGACGTggatttaaaatcaaactttaacTTTGGGAACTTGTTACAGACACTTTATGTGAccacattattttctttcttgatcTCTTTGTGGACAAAACACATCATTACACAACAACTTTAGctcacaaatatttttattataaaccTCACCCTTCCACATGAAAGACACTGCTCTGAAGTGTTTAACTCTAAAAATCATGTCACGTTTTGTGGACTATATGTTTTGGGTGTTTACATTGTAAATCCAAGTGACAGTGGGAAGACACTGGCTTATTTTACTGCATataactgtaaaatatatatacacattctTCATATTCTAGCttcataatttaacatttatggACATgtttcataaacaaaacaaaaagattagtTTTTACACACCATTGGCAGCTTCATTAGGAGTGATCAATACTAACGATTGTTTTTACTTTCCCTTTTTGCTAAACAGCTTTACGTGGTGTAGTGGAAGAAAGAGAACGACTGCTGGTTTAAATCCCTGGACTACTGATGTGGATCTGCAAACAGGTAACATTGGGTCTATTCCTCAAACGTGTGCAACTACAAATgaatttgacacatttttcatcCAGCCACAAAACAAAAGCCTTCAAATTACACTTTCTGAGGACAACAACCTTATTATGAATTTCAACCAAACGCAATCTCTCTCTTCTTAATTAGTTTGAGCTTCATCTGTATTCGTACATTTCCTTTACTAACAGTCCTGCATGTTAAACACACTCTACATGTAGACTCTCATACtcttttaacaaacacaaaataattaacaTGCCCATGTTTGTCAAGTCAGAGCAGATTGCTGCTCATGTTGTTATGACACTGCCATGTTCACTGATTAATGTATTCTCCACTGTAGACTTGATAAGGCAAAACATAATCTGGTGTCTGACATTCGCTAATATCcataagatttattttctttgtttgaggAGCTCATAAAAGCTTATTGCAACAATTTATGTCCGAATCACATGGTTTGTTTAAAACCTCAAATCGTTTATGTAACAAAACCAAGCGGGTAAAACCTCTTATCTTGAGTAGTGCTGTGGACAAACTCCAGGTATGATATGTTGACCTATTTGTACCAGCAACAGACAACTTCTCCTGGCTTGCTGCTTCAGTGTGAAAGCAGTTATAAACACAGGGGTCTTTTTAAAGGCGTGAAAGGGAGgcaggcagcagagaggaggaagaaggggtGGTGGGTGTCTCAGGAAAAGTTCAATAAAACAATCTCGTATGGGGGGAGGGGCCCCAGACAGAATGCTGGAGAGGGGCTTCAGTTAATTTCAGTACTTGATCCCACACCCTTGCCTGTCCTTTGACTGTTGCCACTAATATTTGAAATGTGGTTGCTGTAACAATGCAGAGGCCCCTGAAATGGAGAGCAGAGCAAACAAGAGGCTGGATGGGTCCAATGTTTGTCTAAAGTCTTAATAAGGCCACACTCCAAGTACCAttgaaaccaaacaaacaggagCTGGTTAAAGGCACACAGAATGGCAATGCCCTGCAACAAAGTGTGGCATGGTTCACTTCCTCTAATCATCACCTGAAAGTATTTTTGTCCACAGTGTCCACAGGCTTTCCTTCAACTTAGCAACAAGTGAGCAGTCCTCTCAGAGCACTGTAAGGCCATCTGTGTGAAGATTTGAATCACAATGTTTTAAGGCAGTTTTCCTGAGTGAGTTGTGCACTAAGAATTACGACTATGCAAATTGTACGGTTGTGGAAAGCCTACACAAATCACTACTGTGCTCACTGTCACCCTGCAACTAAACAGGGGATGGCAAAGAGGCCTGGGGGAGTGGAAGAAATAACTTCCCTTCTCCAGCAGACCGGGGTGCAAGTTGAAGTGTTTCTGATTCCATGTCATTTATAAATCCAACATATGTTTCATCTCAGTACAATATCCATGCTAGAGGAAGAAACAGGAGCGTCATGCAGCTTGACAACCTCTGGGATGCAGAGAAGGATTTATCAATATAGGCCTCATCTTTGTCACCTTTAGGGTCATAGTCCTCATCCTCATACATGTCATCCACCTCAGGCTGGTCTGCCATAGCAATGTGGTCTCCAATGGCGCAAAGTTTGCTCATGTTCTCCTTGACCACTTCACAGAAAGGTCTCTCTACCCCATCGCAAACACAGCGGTTCAGCAGCATGCCATTTGGGATAAAGAGCATCTCTTGAATGATGGCTTTACACTTGGAGGAGCATTTCCTGCCGTTGAACAGCTGCCCGCAGTATGACAAGTAAGCCACGAGGGATTTCTGGCAGTTGCTGTCTTCTTCACACCGCTGCCGGGCCTCCATGCATCCTATCCCCCCTGCATCGCTCGGGTGTCTGCGTGGGAGGCACGGCTCTATGGCTCGCTTGGCGCTGAGGCACTCCAGATCCCGGGCGCAGTCGCAGGTCTCCAGGTCTGGCCCGTTGCGGGTGTGATTGAGCCTTATCAGTGCGTTTATACAGTGGCTCGGACACTGCCTCCTCGTGCCTCTGATGTTACCCTCACATGCTGCTAAGTATTGACTGTATGCAAGGTCGCACTCGGGCTCGTCGTGGCACCGAAGGAGCGCCTGCCAGCAGATAAGCTGGGCATCTAAGGCCACCAGCACCCATGGAAGAAGTGCCAGGGCGCTGCACCAACATTTCATGCTTGGATGGAGTTCTAGTTCGGCGAGGTGCACTTTCTCCACCAGCACATTAGGATCAGGACAATTTACACATTGAATCTCACAGATTTAAGTTCATATGTATTCCGTATAACGTATTGCAAGCAGCCAGTTCATCGGTAAACACACTTAGTCCACAAACTTTCACGTATAAGCTACGTTTGCGTTCCCTCTGGTGAGCTCTGCAACAGTGTAAGACAGGATCTGACTCGGGGAAATCACCCCGCGTGGCtgcaaagaagagaaacagcGCAATAAGAGTCATTCCGGGAAACATGTCCGTTCAAAAAGTGAGTAATCGTCCTTCAAAAGTGCTGCCTGTGTCTGCTCCATGTCCCGGTGCAGATCTGAGGTGGACACCGAAACGCGCCGCAGGGCTATCCAAAGTTAACGCGCACTGTAACCACAGTTATTGTCCACAACTCTACACTTGAACTCCTATTTCTTGCCATCGTTGGTTTCGGATCCTCTCCACAGCATTTATCCACGCATTCCGatgttttctatttgtttgtttgtttgtttttttgtagttggTAGAGGTTTCTATCTGTCGCAGTTTGTCCCGCTATGTGCGTCTTTGTCCCTCTTCTTGCTGTTACGCTTCACGGTCCGCCGAGCATTTCCCCACAACACCCCTCCTTCTgtcgaaaaaaagaaaaaaaagttttcccccccccctcctctctctctctctctctctctctctctctctcccacacacacacacacatttacaatcCTGGCTACCGATTGGTCGTCATTTAGGAGTCAGTCGTGGGACCCATTTCCAGGCAGCTCTGCTGCGCACAAATCCTCTCAGTACATGACGAGATAGGCTGGATAATAATGTTTATGATTTTCCTTGCATGAGACCTCCAGGATCTGTGTGGTCCGCTCTTCTGCTGTAGCAAAACACAAGTGGAACAGTCGAGCgggcggggaggggggggggcttgcAAAACGCATTCCTTTGCAAGAAGCTCacatctgcaacttcactgctccAATTTTCAGCGCGGACAAACAAATCTGTTCCCCTTTAACCATGAACAGAGCAGGGGGAACCCTCTGTGACAACTGCCTCGTCGTTAAGCGTTTTTCACTTTAAGGTTCTCGCTAATTGtccttctcccccctctctccccgtCCTGCCTCTCATTCTGCACAGTTTGTAAGCCCCGATTGATAGAAAAGAATGGGAGAGAATAGTATTTTCTGGCCCGTTTCACCCCAATTGTGTCAGATTGGCCATGCAGTGGCCCAGTGTCTTTCCAGGCTGCAGATTGTCCACGCACTGCGGCCTATCAATAGAGAGGGGTTTCGGCATCAATATATTTTACAGCTATACCCTTTCACACCACACTTGAAAACTACCAATAGCTCAGGCTTTCCTGCCATTGAAATGGTAActaacttgatttttttttatgttttttttttttttggcaaagcaGCTTCAGGTCTGCCCACACTCAGACACTGTGCCACTTTTGCACAAGCATAACTAAACCAGATGGATACCCGACCTgcaattattgaattattattattaaaacaattatAGAGTTAGCACTATACCTATCCGGAGTAtaagtactgtatgtgcagcaggtggacaaaataacaccacaaatgacagcttttaaaataagttgaataaagctctgtgtttttatagtcTCATAATTATAAGTGTGGCACAGTAGTGTTTTTATAGAGCTGCaactgtgttattttttttccatcttctaCATAGTGTGTACTACACACTCTGTGGCCACCTCATTAGATACACCTGTACACTCTGTAATAGCCCTTTGTAGGCTGCCAACAAAACACTTAGAAGATATCCATCTTCTACAATATCTTCTGTGAAATAACAACACTTGATTTGTTGATTTCATAGCCTAGGATTTTAACAATAGCCACATGAACATCAAAACTGTCCATTTCCAGGACAAAGCCAAAATACATACGAGTGGTCTACATTTACTCTCCCACAGTGTCTCCAACATGGCTGTAGTGTAGATGACGTTGTGGACTGTTGCATTCTCCAGATATGTAGCCATAGATTCTTTAcaacattctgtttttgttggcaATGTCAAATGTGTAAATTCAGTTATGTTTGAGAATGGggatgtgtttttctcattaatCTTACAGAAAATTACAGACCACAGCATCCCGATAGTCAGTAGTTGATCAGCAGCTATCTGCATCCTGCCTCTGGGATGCTTCTGTAGTTGTGAGTGTATTTTTGTCTCCACCTGGTGTTCAGGTTGCTGCAAATGTAAGATCCCCACATATTCTACAGCAGCAGTCACtgtgcaagaaaaacaaacgaacacacaaaacagaaaaaaagtgaattatcctaaaaatctgtttattgcAGTTAAAACTCAAAAATCACTGAAATACTTTCAGAGACAGAATGATGGAGATACAAAGAAACAGCCAAAGAGTGAGAAGAGAACTGCGTGTCGTGGCAGCCATTTcctgaaaaaaatcagttccACAGGgtgacaacacaaaaaaaataaaaaataaatcatacttgtatattatcattattgagttattgaattattatttcaagtcacacacactcatacaaagCAGACAGTTTGCTTTATGGCTTCTGTTCCACCCATTAATATTGTCTCATGATTAAACATGACAgattctattattatttttatttttattattattattattctattataaAAGGACTTATTGCAACGTCTCCTCTGCTTTATATTGTTGATATTTTACAAATATACTGTTCAGCTATCACATTACAATAACCACTGTACTGACCCCCTTTAATTTAGCAGTAGTGTGGCACCTACAGCATCAGAGAAAACAGTCAGTAGATTTTTTTGCCCACATTTCCATGTACACGTAAAAATTAAGACAATGATAATCATAAATCagccaagaaaaacacattttggcaGTAGAGCTATAACAGGAACCAAAAGGAGGAACAGATATGAGATCAAAGCTGTCATCACCCTCACTGCTACATAAAATCAAACACTGGCAAAATGTAGCGTATATGGAttaaacacaacatcaacaacatctcCGCTTGATTCGCCCCCACCTCCACCTAAAAAACAACATAGACAGAATACTAAGTCACGCAGTAAACCCACAGTGACTGTGTGCTGTGTAACACTACAACCAGCGCCCTCAGCCACAGGAAGAGGTTATTTTTTGTACAGAGACACCACTTGACATATCACATCGGCTGAACAACACGAATCCACCAGCACGAAACGGCACCACTAAGACGCAGGAGGTCAATGAGATGGAGGACAGGTCAGACGTCATGTGACGGTCGACAACACTACAAGACGCAGCGAGttgatgaaaacaaagtgaaaaatgagCTGCTGTTGACAGTATAGGCAAACAGCAGATACATTTACATCTTATACAACATAAATATTTGTATGTGGATTTATACTCACACCGTAGTTACACAGTTTGACATATTTGTGCCATTTCCTTTTTATATTGGTCGGACAAAGGCTTTGGCATACAACTTCTAAAGCATTTACATTTCTCTCATTTgagcagcttttgttttttaacctctagatgcagcacaaacacagatttgctTCCCTGTGTAGATGATATTAATGCTTCGGTTCAAATTGAGAGCACAGTTATTGTACACACTTAACTGTAAATTCTTATATTATTACACGCAATGCAGCAAATCCATCCTGCCCTCAAGTAAGACACTATTCATGCCCGCTAACAAGTTATTTTTCGCTTccaataaaactaaaagtaaGAAATctcccacacaaacaaaacaaacaagaagccCATCTTTGTAAGAAGTAGCAAACAGATGTTGGAGCTCTAGAGAAGACAACCTTGTACGGACGTCCAAGGCACACTGAAGTAGGGAAAAAgctaaaaatatatgtatgtatatatatatatatattttttttttgatgatatGTCTAGGAAAAGATTAAAACTAAGATTAATGCAGCTCACAAGGAGCTTATATCTGGGCACCAGGAGGCAAACCAACATGAGTAAGCTACTTCTAAAAAGCTGCCTCATTTGTTGCTCTAAATGTGAACATTGCCCATTTCTAAaaatttgtgcttttgtacGTGGAATATAAACAACCCCACAAACGACTCCTGCATTTTATCCTTCCTAAAATAAATGTCCCAAATTCAACAAATGGCCTACTCACATGAGTCAGCGTCAGTCTTGTGTACGGGTGTTTTCGTTACAACCAAGCAGCTGATTTCAGTGAACCTCTCCTGTTCAAGGTGCCCGTGTTCATCAGTGAAatcatctgctgtgtgtttggatgcaaggaaaacctgcacacacacccgAGACCCCTGCTGCAAAATCAGATAGTGTTATCACTGCTCACGTGAGGTACTGAAAAGCAAGGGAGGTTAGGGAATGAATGGATTTAATAGGCAGATATATTTTACAGAGGAGCTCTAAAGACAGAAGTAATCTCATGAGTTGGATCTCAGTACGAAGAGCTAGAGAACCACAGTTTGTCAGAGTGCAAGTAAGCtaatttcaataaaaatatgaatggcATTCAGGATTTTTAGGATATCTGAGGGTTAACAAGAAAACTAACTAAACTATAGCTAGATTTGTCTTTTCCAGCTAGTAAGATGAGGTTTCCAGTTTTcataatatctttatttgtactttttttttctgcagggcCTCTGAAAAACTGTTATTATGTGGCTTTACCAACTGACTTTCCACCCAAGCAATAAGAATATTTCTACCTCCAGAGCTGCTCTGCCTTTGAAAAATATTTGTACAAGTAAAACTCTCATCCTCTTGGGACTTGGAGTTAGCCAAATCACATGAGACTGCAattctctgtctgctttttGAGGTCTTCCAGTGTGGCCTGGGCTTTGTCTTTCAGCTGGTCGATGTCCACGTTTTGGATGTTGGACAGCTGGCCCAGCACCGACTGTTTGTGCGTTTCCTCCTGGTTGTCCTCTGCGATCATCTTGGCCAGCTCTGTGGGCA
The Larimichthys crocea isolate SSNF chromosome VIII, L_crocea_2.0, whole genome shotgun sequence genome window above contains:
- the LOC104920746 gene encoding growth arrest-specific protein 1 — protein: MKCWCSALALLPWVLVALDAQLICWQALLRCHDEPECDLAYSQYLAACEGNIRGTRRQCPSHCINALIRLNHTRNGPDLETCDCARDLECLSAKRAIEPCLPRRHPSDAGGIGCMEARQRCEEDSNCQKSLVAYLSYCGQLFNGRKCSSKCKAIIQEMLFIPNGMLLNRCVCDGVERPFCEVVKENMSKLCAIGDHIAMADQPEVDDMYEDEDYDPKGDKDEAYIDKSFSASQRLSSCMTLLFLPLAWILY